The nucleotide sequence GGCAGCGTAGGTGTCGAGAGCCGGCGTGGGCCGCCGTAGTAGCCTGGATCTCGACGATCGCCATGTAGCTTGGCGCCCACGCCGGAATCTCCCTTGATCCGCCCGAACAGTTGCTGGAGCTGACACTCGCAGCGATAAGACTGGGCAAGCGGGGGAGCTCTCGACCCTTCCAGACTATACGGAGTCGGGCGATGAACGGGATCGGGATTGATGTAAGCAAGCGCCAGTTGGATGTGGGCACGACGGATGGAGAGGTCCTGCAGGTCAGCAACAGCGGCTCCGGCTTTGCGGAATTGGACGCCTGGTTAAGAACACGTCCGACCAGCCAGATCGTGCTGGAGGCCACCGGCGGCTATGAACAGAGAGTGCTGGATTTCCTGCACAACGCCGGTCATCCGGTGGTCCGAGCCAATGCCCTGCAGGCCCGGAAGCTGGCCCAAGGGTTGGGCCAGGTAGCCAAAACTGATCGTTTGGATGCCTACGCATTGGCGAAGATGGCAGCCTTGGTGAAACTTCCTTCGTATCAGCCGTTGGAGCCTTGGCAGCAGAAGATGCGGGAATTTGTGCGGGCGCGTCGACAGACGATGCACGCGCTGACTGTTGCGTGCCAACAGCAGGAAATGGTGGAGGATCGTGAATTGCGCCGACTATTGCAGGCCAATATCACCCGCTTGCGGACGCTGGTTGAACGCTTGGGAAAGCAGATTGCCGAGCAGGTGTCCCTGCAACCCCAGCTGGCCGTGCTGAAGTCGATGAAAGGCGTGGGCCCAGGGTTGCAGGCGGTACTTGCCAGCTACTTGCCCGAACTGGGGAAGGTCAGCGGCAAGGCCATCGCCAGCTTGGTCGGTGTAGCACCCATGTCCCACGACAGCGGGACCCTGCGCGGGAAAAGAAGTATTCACGGCGGCCGGGCTGAGATCCGTCAGGTGCTTTACATGGCGAGCATGTCGGCCATGCGGCATGAGCCTCGATTGCGGGAGTTTTACCAGTCGCTGCGAGGCCGTGGCAAGGAAGGCAAAGTCGCCATCGTGGCGGTGATGCGGAAGATGCTGGTGATCCTCAACGCCCGCGTGCGCGACGCCGAACGCGGACCGATCCCCGCCTGAGGCGACTCAGGGCGTCCGCTCCCCGAGGCTGCCGGCCAGCGGCCGGCACT is from Stenotrophomonas bentonitica and encodes:
- a CDS encoding IS110 family transposase is translated as MNGIGIDVSKRQLDVGTTDGEVLQVSNSGSGFAELDAWLRTRPTSQIVLEATGGYEQRVLDFLHNAGHPVVRANALQARKLAQGLGQVAKTDRLDAYALAKMAALVKLPSYQPLEPWQQKMREFVRARRQTMHALTVACQQQEMVEDRELRRLLQANITRLRTLVERLGKQIAEQVSLQPQLAVLKSMKGVGPGLQAVLASYLPELGKVSGKAIASLVGVAPMSHDSGTLRGKRSIHGGRAEIRQVLYMASMSAMRHEPRLREFYQSLRGRGKEGKVAIVAVMRKMLVILNARVRDAERGPIPA